One genomic window of Mus musculus strain C57BL/6J chromosome 16 genomic patch of type FIX, GRCm38.p6 PATCHES MG3833_MG4220_PATCH includes the following:
- the Dgcr6 gene encoding protein DGCR6 isoform 3 (isoform 3 is encoded by transcript variant 3), which produces MVESMAPASSFQQRLSYTTLSDLALALLDGTVFEIVQGLLEIQHLTEKSLYNQRLRLQNEHRVLRQTLRQKHLEAQQSCRPHNLPVLQAAQQRELEAMEHRIREEQQAMDRKIVLELDRKVADQQSTLEKAGVAGFYVTTNPQELTLQMNLLELIRKLQQRGCQVGKAAL; this is translated from the exons ATGGTAGAGAGCATGGCACCAGCCAG CTCCTTTCAGCAGCGCCTGTCCTACACCACGCTCAGCGACTTGGCCCTGGCGCTGCTCGACGGAACGGTGTTTGAAATCGTGCAGGGTCTTCTGGAGATTCAGCACCTCACTGAGAAGAGCCTCTACAACCAGAGACTGCGGCTGCAGAACGAACACCGAG TGCTCAGACAGACTCTAAGGCAGAAGCACCTGGAAGCCCAGCAGTCCTGCCGGCCCCACAACTTGCCAGTGCTCCAGGCAGCTCAGCAGCGTGAGCTGGAG GCCATGGAACATCGGATCCGGGAGGAGCAGCAGGCTATGGACCGAAAGATTGTCCTGGAGCTGGACCGGAAGGTTGCCGACCAGCAGAGCACACTGGAGAAGGCAGGGGTAGCTGGTTTCTACGTGACCACCAATCCTCAG GAGCTGACGCTGCAGATGAACCTATTGGAACTCATCAGGAAGCTGCAGCAGAGGGGCTGCCAAGTGGGAAAGGCAGCTCTGTGA
- the Dgcr6 gene encoding protein DGCR6 isoform 1 (isoform 1 is encoded by transcript variant 1), producing MDRYAAAGDEAADRARQQERHYQLLSALQSLVKELPSSFQQRLSYTTLSDLALALLDGTVFEIVQGLLEIQHLTEKSLYNQRLRLQNEHRVLRQTLRQKHLEAQQSCRPHNLPVLQAAQQRELESWQAMEHRIREEQQAMDRKIVLELDRKVADQQSTLEKAGVAGFYVTTNPQELTLQMNLLELIRKLQQRGCQVGKAAL from the exons ATGGACCGCTATGCGGCCGCCGGGGATGAGGCGGCGGATCGGGCCCGGCAGCAGGAGCGGCACTACCAGCTGCTGTCAGCACTACAGAGCCTGGTCAAGGAGCTGCCCAG CTCCTTTCAGCAGCGCCTGTCCTACACCACGCTCAGCGACTTGGCCCTGGCGCTGCTCGACGGAACGGTGTTTGAAATCGTGCAGGGTCTTCTGGAGATTCAGCACCTCACTGAGAAGAGCCTCTACAACCAGAGACTGCGGCTGCAGAACGAACACCGAG TGCTCAGACAGACTCTAAGGCAGAAGCACCTGGAAGCCCAGCAGTCCTGCCGGCCCCACAACTTGCCAGTGCTCCAGGCAGCTCAGCAGCGTGAGCTGGAG TCATGGCAGGCCATGGAACATCGGATCCGGGAGGAGCAGCAGGCTATGGACCGAAAGATTGTCCTGGAGCTGGACCGGAAGGTTGCCGACCAGCAGAGCACACTGGAGAAGGCAGGGGTAGCTGGTTTCTACGTGACCACCAATCCTCAG GAGCTGACGCTGCAGATGAACCTATTGGAACTCATCAGGAAGCTGCAGCAGAGGGGCTGCCAAGTGGGAAAGGCAGCTCTGTGA
- the Dgcr6 gene encoding protein DGCR6 isoform 2 (isoform 2 is encoded by transcript variant 2) has product MDRYAAAGDEAADRARQQERHYQLLSALQSLVKELPSSFQQRLSYTTLSDLALALLDGTVFEIVQGLLEIQHLTEKSLYNQRLRLQNEHRVLRQTLRQKHLEAQQSCRPHNLPVLQAAQQRELEAMEHRIREEQQAMDRKIVLELDRKVADQQSTLEKAGVAGFYVTTNPQELTLQMNLLELIRKLQQRGCQVGKAAL; this is encoded by the exons ATGGACCGCTATGCGGCCGCCGGGGATGAGGCGGCGGATCGGGCCCGGCAGCAGGAGCGGCACTACCAGCTGCTGTCAGCACTACAGAGCCTGGTCAAGGAGCTGCCCAG CTCCTTTCAGCAGCGCCTGTCCTACACCACGCTCAGCGACTTGGCCCTGGCGCTGCTCGACGGAACGGTGTTTGAAATCGTGCAGGGTCTTCTGGAGATTCAGCACCTCACTGAGAAGAGCCTCTACAACCAGAGACTGCGGCTGCAGAACGAACACCGAG TGCTCAGACAGACTCTAAGGCAGAAGCACCTGGAAGCCCAGCAGTCCTGCCGGCCCCACAACTTGCCAGTGCTCCAGGCAGCTCAGCAGCGTGAGCTGGAG GCCATGGAACATCGGATCCGGGAGGAGCAGCAGGCTATGGACCGAAAGATTGTCCTGGAGCTGGACCGGAAGGTTGCCGACCAGCAGAGCACACTGGAGAAGGCAGGGGTAGCTGGTTTCTACGTGACCACCAATCCTCAG GAGCTGACGCTGCAGATGAACCTATTGGAACTCATCAGGAAGCTGCAGCAGAGGGGCTGCCAAGTGGGAAAGGCAGCTCTGTGA
- the Prodh gene encoding proline dehydrogenase 1, mitochondrial precursor, translating to MALKRVFLLRSVAPRVAALSTKPQAQEQPPASPEALRGCGAAKAVRPPVPAVDFTNTQEAYRSRRSWELVRNLLVLRLCASPVLLAHHEQLFQVARKLLGQRMFERLMKMTFYGHFVAGEDQESIRPLIRHNKAFGVGFILDYGVEEDLSPEEAERKEMESCTSEAERDGSGANKREKQYQVHPAFGDRRDGVISARTYFYANEAKCDNYMENLLQCIKASGGASDGGFSAIKLTALGRPQFLLQFSDVLTRWRRFFHQMAAEQGQAGRAAVDTKLEVAVLQDSIAKMGIASRAEIEGWFTPETLGVSGTVDLLDWNSLIDSRTRLSRHLVVPNVQTGQLEPLLSRFTEEEEQQMKRMLQRMDVLAKKAKEAGVRLMIDAEQSYFQPAISRLTLEMQRRFNVDKPFIFNTFQCYLKDAYDNVTLDMELARREGWCFGAKLVRGAYMAQERVRAAEIGYEDPINPTYEATNAMYHRCLNYVLEELKHSTKAEVMVASHNEDTVHFTLCRMKEIGLHPADGQVCFGQLLGMCDQISFPLGQAGFPVYKYVPYGPVMEVLPYLSRRALENSSIMKGAQRERQLLWQELRRRLRTGSLFHHPA from the exons ATGGCTCTCAAGCGCGTCTTCTTGCTGCGGTCGGTGGCACCACGCGTCGCTGCCCTCTCAACCAAACCGCAAGCCCAGGAACAGCCTCCCGCGAGCCCTGAGGCTCTTCGGGGATGTGGGGCGGCCAAGGCTGTGCGGCCGCCTGTGCCAGCCGTGGACTTCACCAACACGCAGGAGGCGTATCGCAGCCGGCGGAGTTGGGAGTTGGTGCGCAACCTGCTAGTGCTGCGGCTGTGTGCGTCGCCGGTGCTGCTAGCGCACCACGAGCAG TTGTTCCAAGTTGCCAGGAAGCTTCTGGGGCAAAGGATGTTCGAGAGATTGATGAAGATGACCTTCTATGGCCATTTTGTGGCTGGCGAGGACCAGGAGTCTATCAGGCCTCTGATCCGGCACAACAAAGCCTTTGGTGTTGGCTTTATCCTGGACTATGGAGTGGAGGAAGATCTGAGCCCTGAGGAGGCGGAGCGCAAAGAGATGGA GTCATGCACttctgaagcagagagagatggcagTG GAGCAAATAAGAGGGAGAAGCAGTATCAGGTGCACCCCGCCTTTGGAGACCGCAGAGATGGTGTCATCAGTGCCCGCACCTACTTCTATGCCAATGAAGCCAAGTGTGACAACTACATGGAGAACTTACTGCAGTGCATCAAGGCCTCAG GTGGAGCCAGTGATGGTGGTTTCTCAGCCATTAAGCTCACTGCACTGGGGAGACCACAGTTTCTG CTGCAGTTCTCAGACGTGCTGACCAGGTGGAGACGGTTCTTCCATCAAATGGCTGCAGAGCAGGGACAGGCTGGGCGTGCTGCTGTAGACACAAAGCTGGAGGTGGCGGTGCTCCAG GACAGCATCGCAAAGATGGGCATCGCATCCAGGGCTGAGATTGAAGGGTGGTTCACGCCAGAGACGCTGGGAGTGTCTGG CACCGTGGACTTGCTGGACTGGAACAGCCTCATTGACAGCAGGACCCGGCTCTCCAGGCACTTGGTGGTCCCCAATGTGCAG ACTGGCCAGCTGGAGCCCCTGCTGTCACGGTTCACTgaggaggaagagcagcagaTGAAAAGGATGCTGCAGAGGATGGATGTACTGGCCAAG AAAGCAAAAGAGGCAGGTGTGCGCCTGATGATTGATGCTGAGCAGAGCTACTTCCAACCAGCCATCAGCCGCCTGACCCTGGAGATGCAGCGCAGGTTCAATGTGGATAAGCCGTTCATCTTCAACACATTCCAGTGCTACCTCAAG GATGCCTATGACAATGTGACCTTGGATATGGAACTGGCTCGCCGTGAGGGCTGGTGTTTTGGGGCCAAGCTGGTACGTGGTGCATACATGGCCCAAGAGCGTGTCAGGGCAGCAGAGATCGGTTATGAGGACCCCATCAACCCTACATATGAAGCCACCAATGCTATGTACCACAG GTGCCTTAACTATGTTCTGGAGGAGCTGAAGCACAGCACCAAGGCAGAGGTGATGGTGGCTTCCCACAACGAGGACACCGTGCACTTCACGTTGTGCAG GATGAAGGAGATAGGCCTGCATCCTGCTGATGGTCAGGTGTGCTTCGGACAGCTGCTGGGGATGTGTGACCAAATCAGCTTCCCACTAG GCCAGGCAGGCTTTCCTGTGTACAAGTATGTGCCCTATGGCCCTGTGATGGAGGTACTCCCTTACCTGTCCCGCCGTGCCCTGGAGAACAGCAGCATCATGAAGGGTGCTCAGCGAGAGAGGCAGCTGCTATGGCAGGAGCTCCGCAGGCGGCTGCGCACTGGCAGCCTCTTCCACCATCCGGCCTAG